One Fundulus heteroclitus isolate FHET01 chromosome 11, MU-UCD_Fhet_4.1, whole genome shotgun sequence DNA segment encodes these proteins:
- the esama gene encoding endothelial cell adhesion molecule a — protein sequence MKICSTSSKLTWLSFLLGLSGIWAQIQVPVTSMDVVQGNLVELRATYRPNTDLTTSTVIWNFKAEEFQEVISYNKGSFSQGSNFKGRVGFLSDMPSNDLSVYINNTRESDSGTYVCQVLIPAVNTKVAQITLDVKVPPAVPTCSLSGKPVLKGNVTLTCTSSAGKPIPLYKWRRTSPTSEVFFAPMANENTGILKLNNLSSNMSGKYICTASNSAGSENCSISLDIINNNKVGVIVGATVGSVLGFIFLLCVCVGFLFMFKRRRENEDDMANDIKEDAQAPKRVSWAKIGMGSDVISKNGTLSSIASSPRHKEPSHHLNNHHLHQYPQHPASDTASIITATGSTAGYRPSRHQEASTPTHYGYNNSSTLPHRQPLSSQASNGSSQPVQERYGHLPQAQELPQTYSQPQGHFQPAPPPNSTVTASNISRMGGVPIMVPAQNQAGSLV from the exons GCATATGGGCTCAAATTCAGGTTCCTGTAACCAGTATGGATGTGGTCCAAGGAAATCTGGTGGAGCTAAGAGCCACGTACAGACCAAACACTGACTTGACCACCAGCACTGTCATCTGGAACTTTAAGGCAGAGGAGTTCCAAGAG GTCATCAGCTACAACAAAGGCTCCTTCAGTCAGGGCAGCAACTTTAAGGGTCGCGTTGGGTTCCTGTCTGACATGCCTTCAAATGACTTGTCTGTGTATATTAACAACACCAGGGAGTCGGACTCCGGCACCTATGTGTGTCAGGTCCTCATTCCTGCTGTTAATACTAAGGTTGCTCAGATCACACTGGATGTGAAGG TCCCCCCTGCTGTTCCCACGTGCTCTCTGTCTGGGAAGCCAGTCCTGAAGGGAAATGTGACTCTGACGTGCACGTCTAGTGCTGGGAAACCTATTCCGTTATATAAGTGGAGGAGAACAAGTCCAACCTCTGAGGTCTTTTTTGCACCTATGGCCA ACGAGAACACCGGGATTCTGAAACTAAACAACCTGAGCAGCAACATGTCCGGGAAGTACATCTGCACAGCTAGCAACTCAGCTGGAAGCGAAAACTGCTCCATCAGCCTGGACATCATCAACA ACAATAAGGTTGGAGTGATTGTTGGTGCAACCGTTGGATCAGTCCTCGGTTTCATCTTTCTCCTCTGTGTCTGCGTCGGCTTTCTGTTTATGTTcaagaggaggagagaaaatgAGGACGACATGGCAAACGACATCAA AGAAGATGCTCAGGCTCCCAAGCGAGTGTCCTGGGCGAAGATCGGCATGGGCTCAGATGTCATCTCTAAGAACGGCACACTCTCCTCGATTGCCTCCAGCCCACGCCACAAAGAGCCGTCCCACCACCTCAACAACCACCACCTGCATCAGTACCCCCAGCATCCTGCCTCTGACACGGCCTCCATCATCACAGCGACAGGCAGCACCGCCGGCTACAGACCGTCTCGCCATCAGGAGGCTTCCACTCCCACTCATTACGGctacaacaacagcagcacGCTGCCACACAGACAGCCCCTCTCCTCGCAGGCCTCCAACGGGAGTTCACAGCCGGTGCAGGAACGCTACGGCCATCTGCCCCAGGCCCAGGAGCTGCCTCAGACCTACAGCCAGCCGCAGGGCCACTTCCAGCCTGCGCCACCGCCCAACTCCACCGTCACAGCCTCCAACATCAGCCGAATGGGAGGGGTGCCCATCATGGTGCCTGCGCAAAACCAAGCAGGCTCTCTGGTCTAA